A genomic window from Gossypium hirsutum isolate 1008001.06 chromosome D10, Gossypium_hirsutum_v2.1, whole genome shotgun sequence includes:
- the LOC107937751 gene encoding kelch-like protein 9, with product MGSISSQRRSASPSPPPVFNSSRYRVIAAFCPKEAGPSTNVFNCIQCYNPCNNTWEHVSFIPNLRENHVLKGFVMVSLGESVYVIGGRLWNKRKPRDSNEIPDVDVEVSALVLRYNVRWNKWSKCASLGTPRYDFACCVCNEKIYVAGGKSGLNSTRGMTSAEVYDPVTCRWTDLPSMSSLRYKCVGVTWQGQIYVVGGFAEKDDSVPNMLTFSPQRCSAEVFHVGAEKWDLEAGMWQLDVPPNQIVDVDGKLFSSGDCLNPWKGHIEAYDENLNMWTEVDGSRFNPPISAMERLYLTMAPIGTQLYFFAGYRKAEEPTKTLSVVYIFDTLATVDAWRSLEPTEEEGENELCSHCCVVQL from the coding sequence ATGGGTTCGATCTCTTCCCAGCGACGATCGGCATCACCATCACCACCACCCGTGTTCAATTCTTCTCGATATCGAGTGATCGCCGCGTTCTGTCCTAAAGAGGCAGGGCCTAGTACTAATGTTTTCAACTGTATACAATGTTACAACCCTTGTAATAATACATGGGAACATGTTAGCTTCATTCCCAACCTACGTGAAAACCATGTCTTAAAGGGTTTTGTGATGGTTTCACTCGGAGAATCTGTTTATGTTATCGGTGGGAGGTTATGGAACAAGCGAAAACCTCGGGATTCGAATGAGATTCCTGATGTTGATGTAGAAGTGTCAGCATTAGTGCTTCGATACAACGTTCGGTGGAACAAATGGTCGAAATGTGCGTCGTTAGGGACGCCACGGTATGATTTTGCGTGTTGTGTTTGTAACGAAAAAATTTACGTCGCGGGTGGAAAATCCGGTTTGAATAGCACTCGAGGAATGACATCGGCCGAGGTTTATGATCCGGTTACCTGTCGATGGACCGACTTGCCTAGTATGAGTTCGTTGAGGTACAAATGTGTAGGGGTAACATGGCAAGGCCAAATCTACGTAGTGGGTGGTTTCGCCGAAAAAGACGATTCTGTCCCCAACATGCTGACGTTCTCGCCGCAGCGGTGCTCCGCCGAGGTGTTCCACGTCGGAGCGGAGAAATGGGACCTCGAGGCTGGGATGTGGCAATTGGACGTACCGCCGAATCAAATCGTCGACGTAGACGGCAAATTGTTTAGCTCCGGCGATTGCCTTAACCCATGGAAAGGACACATCGAAGCTTACGACGAGAACCTCAACATGTGGACCGAAGTCGACGGGTCACGTTTCAATCCGCCGATCTCGGCCATGGAACGGCTTTACTTAACAATGGCGCCGATCGGGACACAGTTATATTTCTTCGCGGGGTATCGGAAGGCTGAGGAACCGACGAAAACACTGTCGGTGGTTTATATATTCGATACGTTGGCCACCGTCGATGCATGGCGGAGCTTAGAGCCAACGGAGGAAGAAGGGGAAAATGAGCTTTGCAGCCATTGTTGCGTGGTTCAGCTCTGA
- the LOC107937740 gene encoding protein GID8 homolog, whose translation MSLFWIVIRRLAEIEERMATSKKVITREEWEKRLNDVKIRKEDMNKLVMNFLVTEGYVEAAEKFRMESGTEPDIDLATISDRMAVKKAVQCGNVEDAIEKVNDLNPEILDTNPQLFFHLQQQRLIELIRNGKIEEALEFAQEELAPRGEENQTFLEELERTVSLLAFEDVSNCPLAELLDISQRLKIASEVNAAILTSQSHEKDPKLPSLLKMLIWAQNQLDEKAAYPRINNLSNATLEDPTV comes from the exons ATGTCACTGTTTTGGATTGTGATTCGTCGATTAgctgaaattgaagaaagaatg GCAACCTCAAAGAAAGTGATTACAAGGGAAGAGTGGGAAAAGAGATTGAATGATGTTAAAATCAGGAAAGAAGACATGAATAAATTGGTGATGAATTTTCTTGTCACGGAGGGTTATGTTGAAGCTGCTGAAAAATTCCGGATGGAATCTGGAACCGAAC CAGATATTGATCTTGCAACAATCTCGGATCGCATGGCTGTTAAAAAGGCTGTACAATGTGGAAATGTTGAGGATGCTATTGAGAAAGTTAACGATTTAAATCCCGAG ATATTGGATACAAACCCACAACTCTTTTTCCATCTCCAACAACAGAGATTGATAGAATTGATTCGAAATGGAAAAATAGAAGAAGCCTTGGAGTTTGCTCAGGAAGAGCTTGCACCGAGGGGAGAAGAGAAC CAAACCTTTCTAGAAGAATTAGAGAGGACTGTTTCGCTCCTGGCGTTTGAAGATGTTTCAAACTGCCCACTTGCAGAGCTTTTGGACATATCACAACGCCTTAAGATAGCAAGCGAGGTGAATGCAGCCATTCTTACTAGCCAGTCTCATGAAAAAG ACCCGAAGCTTCCAAGCTTACTAAAGATGCTGATATGGGCTCAGAATCAACTTGATGAGAAAGCTGCTTATCCTCGCATAAACAATTTGTCAAATGCCACGCTCGAAGATCCCACGGTTTGA
- the LOC107937749 gene encoding serine carboxypeptidase-like 31: MDFGLKVVVFIMLAFVSTISSVLPVTGGSHWRWYKKKGLSSLGNNDDHLVANLPGQPPVDFRHYAGYVTVNEKNGRALFYWFYEAMSQPDEKPLVLWLNGGPGCSSVGYGATQEIGPFIVDTDGRGIKFNNFSWNKEANMLFLESPIGVGFSYSNTSTDYKNIGDEFTANDAYTFLHKWFVMFPSYRTRSFYIAGESYAGKYVPELADLIYDNNKDPSLYIELKGILLGNPETNDAEDWRGMVDYAWSHAIVSDETYKIIIESCDFKSNDTWSSEICSQGVAEVLKQYHEIDIYSLYTPVCIRDTAASDDRSMPQVMMKRTSNMIPRIMGGFDPCLDDYAKAFYNRLDVQKALHVSDGHHLKNWSICNMTIYYNWTDSKPSVLPIYKKLIAAGVRIWVYSGDTDGRVPVLSTRYSISTLGLPITKTWRPWYHEKQVSGWFQEYKGLTFATFRGAGHAVPCFKPSSSLAFFSSFLLGETPPSSR, encoded by the exons ATGGATTTTGGGCTAAAAGTGGTTGTTTTCATTATGCTGGCTTTTGTTTCAACCATATCATCAGTACTTCCTGTCACTGGTGGTAGCCATTGGCGGTGGTATAAGAAGAAGGGATTGAGTTCCCTAGGAAATAATGATGATCATCTCGTTGCCAACTTGCCTGGCCAACCGCCTGTTGATTTCCGACATTATGCTGGCTATGTCACTGTGAATGAAAAAAATGGAAGAGCACTTTTTTATTGGTTCTATGAAGCTATGTCTCAGCCTGATGAAAAACCATTGGTGCTGTGGCTTAATGGAG GTCCTGGGTGCTCTTCTGTGGGATATGGTGCGACTCAAGAGATTGGTCCTTTCATAGTGGACACTGATGGCCGTGgaattaaatttaataacttcTCATGGAATAAAG AAGCCAATATGTTATTCCTAGAATCTCCAATTGGTGTTGGATTTTCATACTCAAATACTTCTACTGATTACAAAAATATAGGAGATGAGTTCACCG CAAACGATGCTTACACTTTCCTGCATAAGTGGTTCGTGATGTTTCCGTCGTATAGAACACGATCCTTTTACATAGCTGGGGAAAGCTATGCGG GCAAATATGTGCCAGAGCTGGCTGATCTCATTTATGACAACAACAAGGATCCTTCACTTTATATTGagcttaagggtattttg TTAGGTAATCCAGAAACAAATGATGCTGAAGACTGGAGAGGCATGGTGGATTATGCTTGGAGTCATGCTATAGTATCTGATGAAACTTACAAAATCATCATTGAGAGCTGTGATTTTAAGAGCAATGATACATGGAGCAGTGAAATTTGTAGTCAAGGTGTGGCTGAAGTACTCAAACAATATCACGAGATCGATATTTATAGCTTATACACTCCGGTATGTATCAGAGACACCGCAGCTTCCGATGACCGATCGATGCCGCAAGTCATGATGAAACGAACATCCAATATG ATACCAAGGATTATGGGTGGCTTTGATCCTTGCCTTGATGATTATGCAAAAGCTTTCTACAATAGACTCGATGTTCAAAAAGCTCTTCATGTTAGTGATGGTCACCACCTCAAGAACTGGAGCATCTGCAA CATGACTATATATTATAATTGGACAGATTCAAAACCATCAGTGCTTCCCATATACAAAAAACTTATTGCCGCTGGAGTTAGAATTTGGGTCTATAG TGGAGACACAGATGGAAGAGTTCCTGTTTTGTCCACCAGATACAGCATAAGTACATTGGGGTTGCCCATAACTAAGACATGGAGACCATGGTATCATGAAAAACAG GTGAGTGGGTGGTTCCAAGAATACAAAGGACTAACATTTGCAACATTCAGAGGAGCTGGGCATGCAGTGCCTTGCTTCAAACCAAGCAGTTCACTGGCTTTTTTCTCATCTTTTCTCCTTGGGGAAACCCCACCTTCCTCTAgataa